One region of Mycolicibacterium rhodesiae NBB3 genomic DNA includes:
- a CDS encoding ankyrin repeat domain-containing protein: MSNDDSASSREPFVWRGVLEPAQLHDHIVAVSHRFADAAKAGDWSVVLQLLNDPTQQIDVNWWRPGGTAWFTVLHQAAWHGAPVSVVASLIQHGALRTLPESRGRTAYDVFMDRAGDIYPSTAVGVDVRSRTVLERLLTPPAPTLGRDDIRALDNHLAEVIDGRISELYDGRNPREVLRYPPVEILHEVPDQHIWFPVPGMYGGFDIRLQDDFLDVKSWCRVVGGSGQEHVITTAGAILVDEGFA; this comes from the coding sequence ATGTCCAACGATGATTCGGCGTCAAGCCGAGAGCCCTTCGTCTGGCGCGGGGTTCTTGAGCCCGCGCAGCTTCATGACCACATCGTAGCGGTGTCACACCGATTCGCGGACGCCGCGAAGGCCGGCGACTGGTCGGTCGTGCTGCAACTGCTGAATGATCCGACGCAGCAGATCGACGTCAATTGGTGGAGGCCAGGGGGAACCGCGTGGTTCACCGTTCTGCATCAAGCGGCCTGGCACGGCGCACCGGTCAGCGTCGTCGCAAGTCTGATTCAGCACGGCGCCCTACGGACTCTGCCGGAGTCTCGCGGTCGTACCGCTTACGACGTCTTCATGGACCGTGCGGGCGACATCTATCCGAGTACCGCTGTCGGCGTCGACGTACGCTCCCGCACAGTGCTGGAGCGTCTCCTCACGCCACCCGCACCGACGCTCGGGCGCGACGACATCCGCGCACTCGACAACCATCTTGCCGAGGTCATCGATGGGCGGATCAGCGAGCTGTATGACGGTCGCAATCCGCGGGAAGTCCTGCGTTATCCGCCGGTCGAGATACTGCACGAGGTTCCGGATCAACACATATGGTTCCCGGTACCCGGCATGTACGGCGGATTCGACATCCGCCTGCAGGATGACTTTCTCGACGTGAAGAGTTGGTGTCGAGTAGTCGGTGGATCCGGACAGGAGCACGTGATCACGACTGCGGGCGCGATTCTCGTCGACGAGGGGTTCGCATGA
- a CDS encoding DUF1810 domain-containing protein, whose protein sequence is MDDDPYDLERFVIEQDRDGNFERAVNELRAGRKRSDWIWFVFPQLHRDDLKPYSARFAIRSREEAIAYLEHDVLGPRLRRCTRLVARSGAVSARVLMGSSVDESKLKSSMTLFAEVSGEDDDFVAVLREYFPGGRDQETLKKLKPTSPRLQESSQTKHRRRRWPRRRRTED, encoded by the coding sequence ATGGACGATGATCCCTACGATCTCGAACGATTCGTCATCGAGCAGGACCGCGACGGCAACTTCGAAAGAGCGGTAAATGAACTGCGTGCGGGCCGTAAAAGATCAGATTGGATCTGGTTCGTGTTTCCGCAACTGCATCGGGACGATTTGAAACCGTACTCCGCGCGCTTCGCGATCCGTTCGCGCGAGGAGGCTATCGCGTACCTGGAGCACGACGTGCTGGGTCCGCGCCTGCGCCGTTGCACCCGACTGGTCGCCCGGTCTGGGGCCGTCAGCGCCAGAGTCCTGATGGGAAGCAGCGTTGACGAATCGAAGTTGAAGTCGTCAATGACGTTGTTCGCGGAAGTGAGCGGCGAGGACGATGATTTCGTCGCGGTATTGCGCGAATATTTTCCGGGTGGGCGCGATCAAGAGACTCTGAAAAAGTTGAAACCTACTTCGCCCAGACTGCAAGAATCATCACAGACGAAGCATCGGAGGCGACGTTGGCCGCGTAGACGTCGCACGGAGGATTGA
- a CDS encoding nuclease-related domain-containing DEAD/DEAH box helicase, which yields MTITPDETPRLANRAERKVYRTLTDQLQPNDLIVAGQRVTDHLKDHEVDFVVAIEGAGIICLEVKGGEVWHDGNTWWQGDRGHEHKIKPVRQSREACYALREYIEKDPQWTQGRLRWDHVIVLPNSEIAADFALPDCPRWKVIDRNDLTTLVHKLKHVLVRQELDRPLLSQQGIDQLATALSGRGLPQRSVVARALANEDAADALTEHQAVVLDAIKLLNRVEVRGGAGSGKTFLAMEQARRLSAKGQRVALVCYSHGLASYLERIAATWPRRQQPGYVGEFHDLGKQWGAPEGPDESIASAETTQFWEHDLPIQMAELAMELEHGHRFDSIVVDEAQDFADSWWEPLLIALKDPDEGGIYVFTDEGQRVFDRHGSPPVPLVPLLLDHNVRNTRQIANAFQPLVDHPMRFLGGEGPAVKFVACAREDALGVGDDEVELLLEEGWRPEDVALLTTGSRHPEQTERQKDGHKAYWDSFWDVEQVFYGHVLGFKGLERRAVVVVVNETSQFERSRERLYVGLSRARDQLVVCGDPEFIREVGGPDLAHRLNLPPL from the coding sequence ATGACGATCACGCCCGACGAAACGCCGCGACTTGCCAACCGCGCGGAGCGCAAGGTCTATCGAACGCTGACTGATCAGCTTCAACCCAATGACCTGATCGTTGCCGGCCAACGGGTGACCGATCACTTGAAGGACCACGAGGTCGACTTCGTCGTCGCCATCGAAGGCGCCGGCATCATCTGCCTCGAGGTGAAGGGTGGCGAAGTCTGGCACGACGGGAATACCTGGTGGCAGGGCGACCGCGGCCACGAGCACAAGATCAAACCTGTCCGCCAGTCCCGCGAAGCCTGCTACGCGCTTCGTGAGTACATTGAGAAGGATCCACAGTGGACGCAGGGTCGGCTGCGTTGGGACCACGTCATCGTCCTACCGAACTCTGAAATTGCCGCCGATTTCGCCCTTCCGGACTGCCCGCGATGGAAGGTCATCGACCGCAATGACCTCACGACGCTCGTCCACAAGCTGAAGCACGTCCTCGTTCGGCAGGAACTCGACCGTCCCTTGCTGTCACAACAGGGCATCGATCAGTTGGCGACAGCGTTGAGCGGTAGGGGATTACCGCAGCGCAGCGTCGTCGCGCGTGCGCTGGCCAACGAAGATGCCGCCGACGCGCTGACCGAGCATCAGGCCGTCGTCCTCGACGCCATCAAGCTGCTCAACCGTGTCGAGGTTCGTGGGGGAGCGGGCAGCGGCAAGACCTTCCTCGCGATGGAGCAGGCGCGCCGACTCTCGGCGAAGGGTCAGCGCGTCGCACTGGTCTGTTACTCGCACGGTCTGGCTTCGTATCTGGAGCGCATCGCCGCCACCTGGCCGCGTCGCCAACAGCCCGGTTATGTCGGTGAGTTCCATGACCTTGGTAAGCAGTGGGGAGCGCCCGAGGGCCCGGACGAATCCATCGCCAGCGCCGAGACAACGCAATTCTGGGAACACGACCTCCCGATTCAAATGGCCGAACTTGCAATGGAACTCGAGCACGGCCACCGGTTCGACTCGATTGTCGTTGACGAGGCGCAGGACTTCGCCGACTCCTGGTGGGAGCCGCTGCTGATCGCGCTGAAGGACCCCGACGAGGGCGGCATCTATGTGTTCACCGACGAAGGGCAGCGGGTGTTCGACCGGCACGGGTCACCGCCGGTGCCGCTGGTACCGCTGCTGCTCGATCACAATGTGCGAAACACCCGGCAGATCGCCAATGCATTCCAGCCGCTCGTCGACCATCCGATGCGATTCCTTGGCGGCGAAGGGCCAGCGGTGAAATTCGTGGCGTGTGCCCGTGAAGACGCGTTGGGCGTAGGCGATGACGAAGTCGAACTGCTCCTCGAGGAGGGTTGGCGCCCAGAGGATGTCGCGCTCTTGACAACCGGCAGCCGTCATCCCGAGCAGACCGAGCGGCAGAAGGACGGTCACAAGGCGTATTGGGACAGCTTCTGGGACGTCGAGCAGGTGTTCTACGGTCACGTCCTCGGCTTCAAGGGACTCGAGCGTCGCGCTGTCGTTGTGGTCGTCAACGAGACGAGCCAGTTCGAGCGCTCCCGCGAGCGCCTCTACGTCGGATTGTCCAGGGCCCGAGACCAACTCGTCGTGTGCGGGGATCCCGAGTTCATCCGTGAGGTTGGCGGGCCTGACCTGGCGCACCGACTGAATCTGCCGCCTCTTTGA
- a CDS encoding aldo/keto reductase produces MKHLEVEGLGQVSRIGLGTWQFGSREWGYGDSYASGAARDIVARARALGVTLFDTAEIYGTGKSERILGEALGAERSDVVVASKIFPIAPFPAIVKQRAAASAKRLQLERIPLYQIHQANPVVPDSVIMPGMRELLDSGRIGAVGVSNYSLQRWLKADAALGRPVISNQVHFSLAHAQPLDDLVPFAERENRMVMAYSPLAQGLLGGKYGVDNRPGGVRAFNPLFGTENLKRVEPLLNTVRDVAAEVGAKPAQVALAWLISLPGVVAIPGASSVEQLEFNVEAADIELKPESIDALTSEARAFRPVSAVRSLGDTIREKLTSR; encoded by the coding sequence ATGAAGCATCTGGAGGTCGAGGGGCTGGGGCAGGTCAGCAGGATCGGACTGGGCACGTGGCAGTTCGGTTCGCGCGAGTGGGGCTACGGCGACAGCTACGCATCGGGCGCGGCACGCGACATCGTCGCACGCGCCCGCGCTCTGGGCGTCACCCTGTTCGACACCGCCGAGATCTACGGCACGGGCAAGAGCGAGCGCATCCTGGGCGAGGCGCTCGGCGCTGAACGCTCTGACGTTGTGGTGGCGAGCAAGATCTTCCCGATCGCGCCGTTCCCCGCAATCGTGAAACAGCGCGCGGCGGCCAGCGCGAAAAGGCTCCAGCTGGAACGTATCCCGCTATACCAGATCCATCAGGCCAACCCAGTGGTGCCCGATTCGGTGATCATGCCCGGGATGCGCGAGCTCCTCGACAGCGGACGCATCGGCGCGGTCGGAGTGTCCAACTATTCGCTGCAGCGCTGGCTCAAGGCCGATGCCGCGCTGGGCCGGCCGGTGATCAGCAACCAGGTCCACTTCTCATTGGCGCACGCGCAACCGCTCGACGACCTCGTGCCGTTCGCCGAGCGGGAGAACCGGATGGTGATGGCCTACAGTCCGCTCGCGCAGGGGCTGCTAGGCGGCAAGTACGGCGTCGACAACCGCCCCGGCGGGGTGCGAGCGTTCAACCCGCTGTTCGGCACCGAGAACCTCAAGCGGGTCGAACCGCTGCTGAACACGGTGCGAGACGTGGCCGCCGAGGTCGGCGCGAAACCGGCGCAGGTGGCGCTGGCGTGGCTGATCAGTCTGCCCGGCGTGGTCGCCATCCCCGGAGCGTCCAGTGTCGAGCAGCTCGAGTTCAACGTCGAGGCCGCCGACATCGAGCTGAAGCCGGAGTCGATCGACGCACTGACCTCTGAGGCTCGAGCCTTCCGACCCGTGTCGGCCGTGAGGAGCCTCGGTGACACGATTCGCGAGAAGCTGACAAGCCGCTGA
- a CDS encoding DUF732 domain-containing protein — MRGRGVIAGVLAVCGAVAFSAPARADQYDFIAQLDNQDVYYESMIAMMGIGKELCHELRFGVDPSLVLGKLQRTGFAPTESAIVLVAAVDHMCPDTKQVLVAWARDNGYTGSM, encoded by the coding sequence ATGCGCGGACGTGGGGTTATTGCTGGCGTGCTCGCGGTGTGCGGAGCAGTGGCGTTCTCGGCGCCGGCGCGCGCCGACCAGTACGACTTCATCGCTCAGCTCGACAACCAGGACGTGTACTACGAGTCGATGATCGCCATGATGGGCATCGGCAAGGAACTCTGCCACGAGCTGCGTTTCGGGGTGGATCCGTCGCTGGTGCTGGGCAAGTTACAGCGGACGGGGTTCGCCCCGACGGAGTCGGCAATCGTTCTCGTGGCGGCAGTGGACCACATGTGTCCAGACACCAAACAGGTACTGGTGGCCTGGGCACGCGACAACGGTTATACGGGCTCGATGTGA
- a CDS encoding AAA family ATPase: MTAVEPVLGNERLKNYVLALADEDASLSDDARLVVLAAMESEEDLTEVLGAGTTKATLVDTLTAPIEATPEPAGAYLTSISVEGFRGIGPKVTLPLKPGPGLTVIAGRNGSGKSTLAEGLELALTGTNSRWKNKPAIWSQDWRNLHAGDKSEIRIGLAEEGSGATEIGVDWPSGDIPVDDAKRWVQRAGEKREDIPALGWEPALEMYRPLMSYDELSGILEGTPSAFYDQLYKLLGLEQLSDALARLEAEVKQLRQPGTELRKMRDALKPILESHEDPRAATALAQVRKNKPNLDIVRPLITDGTAAAVPEAWQRAERLCTADPEDIALKCAALRSAAESERQEADRSDALAADRAQLLELGLDFHDHHGNQKCPVCGHGTLDESWAVAARAALEQDQEAAQALKAARAATEQARSAVIAAVRDVPAPPVTDPDLTSLGAARASYDAFVRLPADGHIALADHVTEMLGPVREAYSSLRAEAVKLIQSRADAWAPIALELADWVRKAERVAETEPKLSVADEGLKWIQKNAGVLRNERIAPLADQAKRIWAALRQESNVDLGEIRLEGQKTTRRVILKADVDGSDTDAFGVMSQGELQALSLAIFIPRATSSASPFRFLVLDDPIQAMDPSKIDGFLEVLVDLAETRQVIVFTHDDRLPSAIRMSRAPARIVELSRGANSVVTVTESTRPADRLLEDAYAIAADKAVPDDIKRKAIPVLSREALEATAWDVYSSRLLSTGHRRVELEDAWEKATTVRLRVGLAVNPTDDAAIEKWLSGGSARRAAMAVAGKGLHTGVQDYLEAVKQVRLAVKDLGSLAP, from the coding sequence ATGACTGCGGTGGAGCCTGTTCTCGGAAACGAGCGGCTGAAGAACTACGTCCTCGCACTTGCCGACGAAGACGCGAGTCTCAGCGATGACGCGCGCCTCGTCGTGTTGGCCGCGATGGAATCCGAGGAAGACCTGACCGAGGTCCTCGGTGCCGGCACCACCAAAGCGACGCTCGTCGACACATTGACTGCGCCCATCGAGGCGACGCCGGAGCCCGCGGGCGCTTACCTGACGTCGATCAGCGTGGAGGGCTTCCGCGGAATCGGCCCGAAAGTGACGCTACCGCTCAAGCCCGGTCCTGGGTTGACGGTCATTGCCGGCCGCAACGGATCTGGTAAGTCAACTCTCGCCGAAGGCCTTGAACTCGCTCTCACCGGCACCAACTCGCGGTGGAAGAACAAGCCCGCGATCTGGTCGCAAGACTGGCGCAATCTCCATGCCGGCGACAAGTCAGAGATCCGCATCGGTCTCGCTGAAGAAGGCTCAGGCGCGACGGAGATCGGTGTCGACTGGCCATCCGGTGACATCCCCGTCGACGACGCCAAGCGGTGGGTCCAGCGCGCGGGGGAGAAGCGCGAAGACATCCCCGCGCTCGGCTGGGAACCCGCACTCGAGATGTACCGGCCTCTGATGAGCTATGACGAGCTAAGCGGCATCCTCGAAGGCACTCCCAGCGCCTTCTATGACCAGCTGTACAAGCTGCTCGGTTTGGAGCAGTTGAGCGATGCGCTCGCTCGGCTCGAGGCCGAAGTGAAGCAACTGCGTCAGCCAGGCACCGAGCTACGCAAAATGCGGGATGCGCTCAAACCGATACTCGAGTCGCACGAAGACCCCCGCGCCGCAACCGCTTTGGCTCAGGTCCGCAAGAACAAGCCGAACCTCGATATTGTTCGGCCGTTGATTACCGACGGTACCGCCGCAGCCGTCCCGGAGGCCTGGCAACGTGCGGAGCGGCTGTGCACTGCCGACCCCGAAGACATCGCGCTCAAGTGCGCCGCCCTGCGTTCCGCCGCGGAAAGCGAGCGCCAAGAAGCCGATCGTTCCGATGCGCTTGCCGCCGATCGCGCTCAACTCTTGGAGCTGGGCCTCGATTTTCACGACCACCACGGGAACCAGAAGTGTCCCGTCTGCGGCCACGGAACGCTCGACGAGTCGTGGGCCGTCGCCGCGCGTGCCGCGCTCGAACAGGACCAAGAAGCCGCCCAGGCCTTGAAGGCGGCACGGGCAGCCACCGAACAGGCTCGCTCGGCAGTGATCGCCGCCGTGCGCGACGTTCCGGCACCACCTGTCACGGACCCGGATCTGACATCGCTGGGCGCCGCACGCGCTTCCTACGATGCGTTCGTCAGACTTCCCGCCGACGGGCACATCGCACTCGCGGATCACGTCACCGAGATGCTCGGCCCGGTTCGCGAGGCCTACTCGAGTCTCCGTGCGGAGGCCGTGAAGCTGATCCAATCGCGCGCGGACGCGTGGGCGCCGATCGCGTTGGAACTGGCTGACTGGGTCCGCAAAGCTGAGAGGGTCGCCGAAACGGAACCGAAGCTCTCGGTCGCGGATGAGGGGTTGAAGTGGATTCAGAAGAACGCGGGAGTGCTCCGCAATGAACGGATAGCGCCGCTGGCGGATCAGGCCAAACGCATCTGGGCTGCGCTTCGGCAAGAGAGCAACGTGGACCTTGGCGAAATCCGCCTCGAGGGCCAAAAGACCACGCGCCGAGTCATTTTGAAAGCAGATGTCGACGGCTCTGACACCGATGCATTCGGAGTGATGAGTCAAGGTGAATTGCAGGCGCTGTCGCTCGCGATCTTCATCCCTCGCGCGACGTCGTCGGCGAGTCCGTTCCGTTTCCTCGTCCTCGACGACCCGATCCAGGCGATGGACCCGTCGAAGATCGACGGCTTTCTCGAAGTGCTCGTCGACCTCGCCGAAACACGTCAAGTCATCGTCTTCACCCACGACGATCGGCTTCCGTCGGCGATCCGAATGTCGCGTGCGCCTGCGCGCATCGTCGAACTGAGCCGCGGTGCCAACTCTGTCGTGACCGTGACGGAGTCGACCCGGCCAGCTGATCGGTTGCTCGAAGACGCCTACGCGATCGCGGCCGATAAAGCCGTCCCCGACGACATCAAGAGGAAGGCCATTCCGGTGCTGAGTCGTGAGGCACTGGAGGCGACGGCTTGGGATGTGTACTCATCGCGTCTGTTGTCGACCGGTCACAGGCGAGTCGAACTCGAAGACGCCTGGGAAAAGGCAACCACGGTGAGGCTGCGAGTCGGTCTGGCTGTCAACCCCACGGATGACGCGGCGATCGAGAAGTGGCTTAGCGGTGGCAGTGCGCGTCGTGCCGCGATGGCAGTGGCTGGCAAAGGCCTACACACCGGAGTGCAGGACTACTTGGAGGCTGTCAAGCAAGTCCGCCTTGCCGTCAAAGACCTCGGGTCGCTCGCGCCATGA
- a CDS encoding nucleoside triphosphate pyrophosphohydrolase: MGKLVRDHIPDLIRASGRRPHVKTLSSQSYREALIEKLREEVAELAAEQRSERVLAEAADVLEVLAAIAADHGATLDTIVDVARRKRMERGGFDMRLWLDGVDPGEERR; encoded by the coding sequence GTGGGCAAACTCGTTCGGGACCATATTCCCGATCTCATCCGCGCCTCTGGCCGTCGCCCGCACGTGAAGACGTTGAGTTCACAGTCCTATCGCGAGGCGCTCATCGAAAAGCTGCGCGAAGAGGTTGCAGAGCTCGCGGCCGAGCAAAGGTCGGAAAGGGTGCTCGCAGAAGCGGCCGATGTGCTCGAGGTTCTCGCCGCGATCGCCGCCGATCATGGTGCCACCCTCGATACCATCGTTGACGTCGCACGAAGGAAACGCATGGAGCGGGGAGGCTTTGACATGCGGCTATGGCTCGATGGGGTCGATCCAGGCGAGGAACGCCGATGA
- a CDS encoding HNH endonuclease — MSDDTVDPLLLGQRVIAILETGLRTATYKLATLMALLEHCIENLPDRPDEMLKVPLSELAHRVLDVYWHQVRPFDGHELRQSTQPRARILIAANALRAASGRLAGSVYVARLRAPADYAKAINEVVLCLAQQPLHRLQRLPGSSTSDPFLYDDSFLHDHITRSTLREHDDAIELKPGVAYGLARLAGLLKPALEIMWVEDVRRMNKFLDAEVPDVAGHLFGRERTTLAAVREPFKEAFGPHCFYCGAHVSANNPIDHVLPWSLVGIDGLSNLVLACTPCNSDKSGALPAVRFVDQVLQRDRETLEQLAVALQWPTQHDRVAAAARGIYRGQPAGVLTWSGFKSVERLDISFPPPWIGS; from the coding sequence GTGTCGGATGACACTGTGGACCCGCTACTGCTCGGTCAGCGGGTCATAGCCATCCTCGAAACCGGCTTACGGACCGCGACGTACAAGCTGGCGACGTTGATGGCGCTCCTCGAACACTGCATCGAGAACCTTCCGGACCGGCCTGACGAGATGTTGAAGGTACCTTTGTCCGAACTGGCTCACCGAGTGCTCGACGTCTACTGGCATCAGGTGCGGCCGTTCGATGGACATGAGCTTCGACAGTCGACGCAGCCGCGTGCCCGGATCTTGATCGCAGCGAATGCGTTGCGTGCCGCTTCTGGTCGTTTGGCAGGTTCCGTGTATGTTGCGCGACTGCGCGCACCCGCCGACTACGCGAAGGCGATTAACGAGGTTGTTCTATGCCTGGCCCAGCAGCCGTTGCACCGCCTACAGCGGCTGCCCGGCTCCTCGACCAGCGATCCCTTCCTGTACGACGACTCATTCCTCCACGACCACATAACGCGGTCGACGCTGCGTGAGCACGACGACGCGATCGAGTTGAAGCCTGGGGTCGCTTACGGCCTAGCCAGGCTCGCCGGCCTGCTCAAGCCGGCCTTGGAAATCATGTGGGTCGAGGACGTACGTCGCATGAACAAGTTTCTCGACGCAGAGGTGCCGGACGTCGCTGGGCATTTGTTCGGACGCGAGCGCACAACGTTGGCTGCGGTGCGCGAACCGTTCAAAGAGGCCTTCGGACCGCATTGCTTCTACTGCGGAGCTCACGTGTCGGCGAACAATCCGATCGACCACGTCCTGCCCTGGTCGCTCGTCGGGATCGACGGACTGTCGAATCTCGTGCTCGCGTGCACGCCCTGCAACAGTGACAAGAGTGGTGCACTACCTGCGGTGAGATTCGTTGATCAAGTGCTGCAACGTGATCGAGAAACCTTGGAGCAGCTAGCAGTCGCCTTGCAGTGGCCAACGCAGCACGATCGGGTAGCCGCAGCCGCACGCGGCATCTACCGCGGTCAGCCGGCCGGCGTGCTGACGTGGTCAGGCTTCAAATCCGTTGAGCGGCTGGATATCAGCTTTCCACCGCCGTGGATTGGATCGTAA
- a CDS encoding GIY-YIG nuclease family protein: MTGRSDANVSDNDVARCVQALSDAAVALSPREFIDRGRVPCDRPGLYSWWVDKEGAEDLSRGLALEVKPGLIYAGLAGATRWPSGQRSNNTLWLRIMTMHLGGNHEFSTFRRTLGAIVAQANGVTQIDEDGLTRWMHSHLRLVTIPFDDRDSLGRLERDVLAELDPPLNLQHMNPTAIRRRLKQLRRAITIQSTAVES; encoded by the coding sequence ATGACCGGACGCTCGGACGCGAACGTCTCAGACAACGATGTAGCGCGCTGCGTTCAGGCACTGAGCGACGCGGCCGTAGCACTATCTCCGCGAGAGTTCATTGACCGAGGCCGAGTTCCATGCGACCGGCCCGGTCTGTACAGCTGGTGGGTCGATAAGGAGGGTGCCGAAGACCTGAGCCGTGGTCTCGCCTTGGAGGTCAAGCCAGGTCTCATCTACGCAGGCCTGGCGGGCGCAACCCGCTGGCCCAGCGGTCAGCGCTCCAACAACACATTGTGGTTACGGATCATGACAATGCACCTCGGCGGAAACCACGAATTCTCCACATTCCGACGCACGCTCGGCGCGATCGTCGCGCAGGCGAACGGCGTCACGCAAATCGACGAAGATGGTTTAACGCGATGGATGCACAGTCATCTACGTCTTGTCACCATCCCGTTCGACGACAGGGATTCGTTGGGGCGGCTTGAACGAGATGTGCTGGCGGAGCTTGATCCACCGCTAAATCTTCAACACATGAACCCGACAGCAATTCGCCGCCGGCTCAAACAGTTACGTCGAGCGATTACGATCCAATCCACGGCGGTGGAAAGCTGA